The following proteins are encoded in a genomic region of Spirosoma sp. SC4-14:
- a CDS encoding DUF6660 family protein yields the protein MKTAICVFLSVYILLLSGLPCADGDIELRAESQIATLATDDHPHPTNHAGGDQCSPLCVCSCCGTVVDTPSLFQFSYLPKIQFRPSQCFGPVTTDLSAPTLPTWQPPQLG from the coding sequence ATGAAAACGGCAATCTGCGTGTTTCTGAGCGTTTATATACTCCTGCTGTCGGGGCTTCCCTGCGCCGATGGCGATATTGAGCTACGCGCTGAATCCCAGATCGCAACGCTGGCTACCGACGATCACCCGCATCCGACCAATCACGCGGGTGGCGATCAGTGCTCTCCGCTTTGTGTCTGTAGCTGTTGCGGCACTGTCGTGGATACTCCGTCACTTTTTCAGTTTTCGTATCTGCCGAAAATACAATTTCGACCAAGTCAGTGTTTTGGGCCTGTCACGACTGACCTCAGTGCTCCTACATTGCCAACCTGGCAACCTCCTCAATTAGGCTAA